In Anopheles bellator chromosome 2, idAnoBellAS_SP24_06.2, whole genome shotgun sequence, the genomic stretch CGActtatttgataaaaaaaatactgaCACAATAAACGTAGGTGCAACGAGGGATTACCTTTGGTCTACTAACCTCTGGCGACGACcagtttgtaaacaaatgctcGTGGAGCAATATTCTGAACTCCTGAAATTGATCTTTTTGCTTTGGAATTTCTATATCACAACACAGTAAGCATGCTGATCCGCAACATTGAGCTGGAAAAGAAAGCCTGTATGATCGTCAACTGGTATGATCTGTTTCGCAAGAATACGATTAAAGCGTGTATCGTGCCGGTCCCCGCGGATGTGGTGGAGTACCTACGACAGGACATGCTAATCCTGCCGGCAGAGTGTTCCAACATCAGTTCCAACGTTAGCGCCTCGGAAGGATACCAAACGACGCACTTCAATGCGTTCGACGATCAGTTCGGAGACTCCGACGGTGACGATCAGGATCCGCCAGAGTCACAGCCTACGTTTCCGGCATTTTCTAAAACGCTTACGGACGCGATCCGCAGTTTGGGTGGTTCCGCATTTCTTAAGAGCGATTGGCACTGCCCGAAGGATGCCCAGTGGATAACTCTTGGACAGTCACTGTGCGTACGTGACATCACGGACGCATATCTGTTGCTGAAAGCGTCCAGTTGCTGCAAGGAGGACTTCCGCGAGCGATGCGACGGGAGCGGGTTCCATGTTGTGCTGAAAAAGTGGAAAGATATTCATCCGGGATCGGAATTTCGATGTTTCGTGCGTAACCGATCGTTGTTGGCCATTTCGCCCCGCCACTGGCCATCGTACCATGAGCACATTGCGTGCGAGCGAAGTGACATTGTCAACGACATCGTTTCGTTGTTTAAGGAGAAAATTAAAGAAACTTTCCCGCTGAAAGATTGTAAGTCAACTAGTCAGGCCATGGGTCTGCTCATCGTTTTCAACGGTTTACTAATTTCTCATGTTGCTTTCTGCTGGCAGATGTTTTCGATGTCTACCGCCCTGCGAAGGACAACGTGATCATCATGGACTTTTCGCTTTACGGAAAAGGGCATTCGGAGAGCTTGGCTTTCGATTACGAACAGCTTGATGAGGATGCGTCGGTGGCAACGATCGAGGAGGAAGACGATCCGGAGTTTCGCTATCTGCCGAACGATTGCGGCATTCAGCCGATCAAGCGCAACGTTTACGGGTATCCGCAAGATTTTAGCAACTTCTTTCAAAATGCCGCTCCCGCCGAGGGCAGTGTCCAGGGCGAAAGCAACAATCTTGTGAACCGTTTGATTGAACAGTGCAGTCTGCAGAACCAGCAGGACGGGAGCGATTCGACTGGAGACCGCGTGTAAAGGCTGTGCACAGCTCGCCAAACGGAAGGATAACATACATACTAAGCAACATTTATCGGTTTTCAAAGTCAGGCAAAGAAAATGTTCTAGAAAACTGTTGTAACCTTTCGAATGGCGTCGTTTATTTTATATGCTGCCGTACAGCATATTTATAAATCGGTATGTACAACTTGTTCTCGCCTGTACGCTCCTGTCATCTCGAGCGCGTATGAGTGTTAGGCATCCGTTGGTCTTATTGTTCGATAGTAGTTCCATCTATAATTTCGCTCAAATCGTTATCGCTAAAACATATCCAT encodes the following:
- the LOC131212245 gene encoding cell division cycle protein 123 homolog isoform X1 → MLIRNIELEKKACMIVNWYDLFRKNTIKACIVPVPADVVEYLRQDMLILPAECSNISSNVSASEGYQTTHFNAFDDQFGDSDGDDQDPPESQPTFPAFSKTLTDAIRSLGGSAFLKSDWHCPKDAQWITLGQSLCVRDITDAYLLLKASSCCKEDFRERCDGSGFHVVLKKWKDIHPGSEFRCFVRNRSLLAISPRHWPSYHEHIACERSDIVNDIVSLFKEKIKETFPLKDYVFDVYRPAKDNVIIMDFSLYGKGHSESLAFDYEQLDEDASVATIEEEDDPEFRYLPNDCGIQPIKRNVYGYPQDFSNFFQNAAPAEGSVQGESNNLVNRLIEQCSLQNQQDGSDSTGDRV
- the LOC131212245 gene encoding cell division cycle protein 123 homolog isoform X2, whose amino-acid sequence is MLILPAECSNISSNVSASEGYQTTHFNAFDDQFGDSDGDDQDPPESQPTFPAFSKTLTDAIRSLGGSAFLKSDWHCPKDAQWITLGQSLCVRDITDAYLLLKASSCCKEDFRERCDGSGFHVVLKKWKDIHPGSEFRCFVRNRSLLAISPRHWPSYHEHIACERSDIVNDIVSLFKEKIKETFPLKDYVFDVYRPAKDNVIIMDFSLYGKGHSESLAFDYEQLDEDASVATIEEEDDPEFRYLPNDCGIQPIKRNVYGYPQDFSNFFQNAAPAEGSVQGESNNLVNRLIEQCSLQNQQDGSDSTGDRV